GGTGGGGCCGCCTCTCCGAGGCGGCCTTGGCGCGCTCGGAGAGCACGCCCTACCTGGGCGCAACAAAAAGCCCCCGGCGAACCGGGGGCTTGGGTGAATTTTGTTTTCTAGCGCTCGCGGCGTTCGCCGTGGTGACGGCGGATGGCTTCGAGGGTGCGTTTCAGTTCATGGATCTCTCGGCGCAGGGCGTCGACTTCAGCGGCGAGGTTGCGGCTGCTGTCACGCTTGTCGCTGGTGGCCGGCTTGCGGTGATGATCCGGGCGGGCTTGCGGGGCGCGGTCTGATTGGGCGGCGCCCATCATTTTGCGGATGGCCTGGAATTTCTGGTGGGCTTCCTCACGGGAGAGCTTGCCGGCCTTGACGGCTGCCGCAATCTCGCGGCCCATCTTTTCGGCCTGCTCGCGGCTGATGCGCTTGGGTTGGTCGGCCTTGGCGTGAGCGGCTTGGCCCCACAGGGATTTCTTGATGTGCTCCAGTTTCTTGCCAGCTTCCTCCTTGGAGAGTTTGCCTGCTTTCACGGCCGCAATGATTTCCCGTTCAATCGCTTGATACTTGGCTTTGCGCGGGTCGCCGTGGGCGGCCTTTGCATGATCCGACTTGGCGCGGTCCCCGTGCGCTTGTGGTTTGCGCTTGAGGTAAGCCAGCTTTTTCATGGCTTCCTCCTTGGTAAGTTTGCCGGCTTTGACGGCCGCCCAAATATCGCGTTCCGCCGATCCAGCTTTGGAGCTTTGCGTTTTGCTGGGGCATTGTTTGCAGTCCTTGCTGTCGGATTTTTTCTTTTTGCATTCATCCGCCTGGGCGGTGAACAGGGAGCCGACCAGCACGAGGGCGGCGGTCATTCGGGTGAGGGATTTGATTTTCATTTTGCTGTGTAAATTGACGTTGCTGGGGTGAGTTTGCTCCGCTTTTTATTTTTTCGCAATGCAATACAGGAACTGGCGGCCGCGGAGAAAGAGTTGTTTGCCGGCCAGGGCGGGGGAGGCGTCGAGCCGGTCGTTGAGACGGTTGGTGGCGAGGGGCTCGAGTTTTTTACCGTGCTGGAGCACAAGGGTGGCTCCGTTGCGGGCGGTGAGATACACGCGGCCGCCGCCGGCCACGGGGGAGCTGTACACATTGGACAGACCGTTGAGGCGTTCGCGGTCGATATAGGTTTCGCCGGTGCGCGCATCGGTGCAGGTGAGCAGGGCTTGATTGGATTGGGTGTAGTGCAGCAGGCCGTTGTAGAGGAGGGGCGAGGGGATGTAGGGCGTGCCGCGTTGCTTGTTCCAAAGGACCTTGTCGGTGCCGGTGAGATCGCCACGAGCGGTGATGGGCAGGGCGAGTAGGGAAAAGCCCTGATAGCCGGTCATGCAATAGACGATGCCATTGGCCACCACGGGGCAGGGGATGGCGTTGTCGGTGAGGCCGCTGCATTGCCAGAGGATTTGGCCGTTGGCGAGGTTGTAGCTGACCACTTTGCCGGGCTCGACCAATCGGCCGCCGCGGCCTTTACCAGAGGCGGTGGTGATGATTTGCGTGCGGTCGCCGTGCTGCACCACGGCGGGTGTGGCCCAGCCGTTGCCGGTTTGGCGGTCCTCTTTCCAGAGCGTTTTGCCGTTGGCGGCGTTGAGTACTTCGATGGACGATTGCCGCACGTGATCGCGCACGATAACCAACCGGCCATCATGGATGACCGGCGAGCAGCCTTCGCCGAGGGAGGCGCCCATGGTGGCCTGACCGAGATCGCGTTCCCAAAGTTTTTTGCCGTCGAGATCAAAACAAAACAGGCCAGCGGAACTGAACCAGCAGTAGAGGCGTTCGCCATCGGTGGTGGGCGAGGCGGAGGCAAAGTTGTTGTCGCCATGGGCGCCCTCGTGCGGCACGCGGCGGGTGGCCACCTGCCGCCAGAGCGTTTTGCCGGTTTGGCGATCGAGACACAGCACGACGTATTCGTAGGTGGTGTTCGGATGGGTGATCCCGAAGATGCGTTTGGGCTGATCCTCGGGCTTGGGGCGGTTGGGATCCACTTGTTCGGTATTGACGGCGGTGAGAATGAACACCTTGTTGCCCCAAATGATCGGGGTCGCGCTGCCGTAGCCGGGGATGGGGATCTTCCACTGGATGTTCTTGTCCTCGCTCCACGTGACGGGGGGCTGCGCGGTGGTCGAGGCGCCGGTGGCGTCGGGCCCGCGCCAGTGATGCCAGTTGGCGGCCTTGGCCTTCTGGAAATCGGCCGCGGTGGAAGTGAGAGCGCTGCCCAACAAAGCGGCGCTGAGGAGAAGGGATGTTTTCATTTTAAAGGGTAAGCTCGCCGGTGCTGCTGGCGAACTTGTCGGTGTTGAGATTCATTTGGTTGAGCAGATGCACAAAGAGATTGCAGAGCGGTGTGTTGTTCTTGGCATCGTGTGCGAGATAACGGCCGTGTTTGAGGCCGCCGCCGGCGAGCAGGATGGGGTTGTTGCGCGGGTCATGCGAGCTGGCGTTGCCAAGATTGCTACCCAGTAAGGTGAGCGTGTTATCGAGCAAGGTGCCACCCGCTTCCCGCTTGGTTTTCATGGTCGTGAGGAATTCATCAAAACAACCCATGATGGCGCGTTCGATCTTAAGCAACTGTTCAATGCGCTTGGGATCCCGTCCGTGATGGGAGAGATTGTGG
This genomic interval from Limisphaerales bacterium contains the following:
- a CDS encoding PQQ-like beta-propeller repeat protein, with the translated sequence MKTSLLLSAALLGSALTSTAADFQKAKAANWHHWRGPDATGASTTAQPPVTWSEDKNIQWKIPIPGYGSATPIIWGNKVFILTAVNTEQVDPNRPKPEDQPKRIFGITHPNTTYEYVVLCLDRQTGKTLWRQVATRRVPHEGAHGDNNFASASPTTDGERLYCWFSSAGLFCFDLDGKKLWERDLGQATMGASLGEGCSPVIHDGRLVIVRDHVRQSSIEVLNAANGKTLWKEDRQTGNGWATPAVVQHGDRTQIITTASGKGRGGRLVEPGKVVSYNLANGQILWQCSGLTDNAIPCPVVANGIVYCMTGYQGFSLLALPITARGDLTGTDKVLWNKQRGTPYIPSPLLYNGLLHYTQSNQALLTCTDARTGETYIDRERLNGLSNVYSSPVAGGGRVYLTARNGATLVLQHGKKLEPLATNRLNDRLDASPALAGKQLFLRGRQFLYCIAKK